Below is a window of Fervidobacterium pennivorans DSM 9078 DNA.
TTCTATACTCCATTGGCAGATTTTGGATTGAGGGCTTAAGACTTGATAGCTTAATGGCAGGTAATCTTAGGGCGGCACAGATAGTGAGTATGATTCTTATAATCTTCGGTGCCTCGTGGTATGCATACCTAATGGGAAAAAATAAGAACGATGTTCAAAAATAAAGCTCAAGCTCAAAAATGAACTATTTCACACAAGTTTTTTACAATTTTAAAATTTTCTTGAACGTTTTTCGAGAATGAAAGGTCTAAATTTATGGAAAAGATATCCAAAGAGTTTCTTTACATTAGGTGTAGATTTAAAGGCGGGGTCTCCATCTTGTGGTAGCTCAGTTAAGGAGGGATTGTATGGAGAACAGAGAAAAGATGTTGAGTTATGTAAAGTACGAACACGAACTTGAGACAGAATACCGTGAAAAACTTGCTGAAGCTAAGAGAAAGAGCGACGTTAGGGATGTCTTTGCAGAGTTTATCATAAAACTTCTCAGAAAAATTAACCCAGATATCCCTGCTTCTCTACAAGAACAAATTCGTTTTGATGAAAAGGAATTTCAATTTGAATTCGTTGATGAGCTCAAAAAAATTGTAGACGAACTTTCTGAAGGAAGTGATTTGAGGGCGATAATAAATAGAATGTATGAGGCGGCAAATCACAGATATAAAAAGATTGAACATGATGAAAATCTTGATTACTTTAGAATGGGCTACAATACAAAAAAATAAATTTCTCCCCCTCCCCATCCCCCAATAAAAGGCATTGCCCCGTGTGTTGGACTCCAACACACGGGGATTTTTTCTCAATATCCTCTGTTTTGATATTTTAACTCTTTTAACGCCTGTAAATTCAACGCCCTGGGACCTAACTCAAACGTAGTTTTATAAACCTCACCAAGAATATTTATCGTGACACCAGCAAAACAAGTCTCCTTGATTATAATCTTTGGGTTCATTTTCAATGCTTCTTGAACCGAGACATGTTTCAAAACTTTTAGCTTTCTCCTTAACTCGTTGATTTCCCTTATAATCTCTTCCCTTCTCGCTTCTAATTGAACAATAAGGCTTTTAAGTTGTTCCTTCTTAACACTCTCTCCAGATATTTTTTCATACGCTGCCCGCAGTTTCAAAATGTATCCTCCTACGTAAAAGTATGGTATAAATATTTTAGTCAAAAAATAGGCAGGGCAGGACGACTTAGTGTCCCTTGGCTTTCAAGCCATTACGGGAGTCTGTCGCCTGCCTTTAACCATGATAAGTTGGTTGGGTTTTTAACCCTCGTCACACTGGAGGTTTGGTTCAGCAGGCCCCTGCCCTCGCCTTTTAACCTATTCAATCGAAAGGAGGTTTTAGTATGTCTCAAAACTTCTCCATCTTTGTCGGTATTGACATCTCCAAGCATAAGTTCAACGCCTGTGCTATCCAAAATCCTAATTCTATCATCTTCGAATCTGCTTTCGATATGTCCAAACAAGGGTTTTCCTCCTTTGTTCAAAAGCTCTCCGTTTTCCCTAAGTCTTCTGTCCTTATCGCTATGGAGTCTACTGGCTGTTACCATCTTAACCTTCTTTCTTTCCTCTCTCTCAATGATTTCTCTTGTGTCGTTCTTAATCCTTTGCTTGTTAACAAATCTCTTCCCGTTGGGCTTAGGAAAACTAAAACTGACAAAATCGATGCTCGCTCTATTGCTCTTACCATCTTCTATACCCATCACATTCTTCCTACTTCTTCTTTCCTCAACTCAGATTTTCGGGATATTGCAAGGAAAAAGGAAAGCATCACTCATCAAATCTCAAGAGTCAAAAACGACATCGAAAAGCTTCTTTCTCTCCTCTTCCCTGAACTTGAAAAAGTGACCAACATCTACAATGATGCTATCTTGGATTTGCTTTCTTCTTTCCCTTCTGCTAAAGCTATCCAAAAAGCCTCCATTGATTCTCTACGTGTTTTCTTTTCAAAAACAATCGGTAGAAAGTTAAAACTTACCCCAGAAACTCTTAAAGAGCTTGCTAACAACTCCATCGCTCAGTATTGGCCAGTGAAAGAGAAGATTCTTATTCAAACTATCAAGGAACTTCGATTTTTACAACAGCAACTTAATGAGTTTGATGAGATGCTCAAAGAATATTGCAAATGTGCTTCGCTTAATCAAGATGTTGAAATACTCACGTCCATTGACGGAATTGGTGAAAATAGCGCACTGTATTTTCTTGCCGAAGTTGGCGATATTTCAAGATTTAGCACTTACAAAAAACTAATTGCCTATTGTGGGCTTGACCCAAGCGTAGATGAATCAGGCAAACACAAAGGAGAAAGCCGTATATCCAAAAGGGGCAATGCACACCTGAGACGAATAATTTGGCTGATGAGTGTGAATGTAGTGAGACACAACGAATATTTTAAAGCATATTTTCAAAGAAAACGAGCGCAAGGGTTAGTATACAAAAAAGCGATGATGAGTGTAGCGCACAAATTGCTAAGGACGATATTTGCTATGATGAAAAAGCGCGAGAAATTCAACATCGATCATAC
It encodes the following:
- a CDS encoding IS110 family transposase, encoding MSQNFSIFVGIDISKHKFNACAIQNPNSIIFESAFDMSKQGFSSFVQKLSVFPKSSVLIAMESTGCYHLNLLSFLSLNDFSCVVLNPLLVNKSLPVGLRKTKTDKIDARSIALTIFYTHHILPTSSFLNSDFRDIARKKESITHQISRVKNDIEKLLSLLFPELEKVTNIYNDAILDLLSSFPSAKAIQKASIDSLRVFFSKTIGRKLKLTPETLKELANNSIAQYWPVKEKILIQTIKELRFLQQQLNEFDEMLKEYCKCASLNQDVEILTSIDGIGENSALYFLAEVGDISRFSTYKKLIAYCGLDPSVDESGKHKGESRISKRGNAHLRRIIWLMSVNVVRHNEYFKAYFQRKRAQGLVYKKAMMSVAHKLLRTIFAMMKKREKFNIDHTFSSSTQNLILHS